From Bradyrhizobium sp. 4:
GAAAGGTGATGGCCAAACTCGGCGCGGTGCCGCAGCAGATCGCCGGAGGCGACATTTATCCGGCGCTGGAGAAGGGCACCATCGACGCCGCGGAATGGGTCGGACCGTATGACGACGAGAAGCTCGGCTTCGTGAAAGTCGCGCCGCATTATTACTTCCCGGGCTGGTGGGAAGGCGGGCCCATGCTTCTGGCCTTTGTCAACCAGGACAAGTGGAATGCGCTGCCGAAGCACTATCAGAGCATCCTCGAGCAGGCAGGGCACTACGCCAACAACTGGATGATGGCGAAGTATGACCAGGCCAATCCGCCGGCGCTGCGGCGCCTGCTCGCGGCCGGCGCCAAGCTGCATCCGTTCTCGCCCGAGGTCATGCAGGCCTGCTTCAAGGCATCAAAGGAGCTGCACACCGAAGTCTCGGCCACCAACCCGGACTTCAAGAAGGTCTACGAATCGCTGACCGCGTTCTCGAACAACGGATATCAGTGGTTCCAGGTCGCCGAAGTCGGCTATGACAACTTCATGGCGCGCAATTCGCAGAGCTGATCGCCGGGAGCGATCCGCCTAAACGAAAAAAACCCGGAGCGAAAGCTCCGGGTTTTTGCGGCGGGCCGGGCGCTATTGCTTCGGCTGGCCGAAGTCGAGCGGCGGCAGATCGATCTGGGGAATGTCGATCTTGATGCTGTTGGGATCGACTGTGGACTGCACGCCCTTGTAGTGCATCACCATCGACGGGAACGTGATCACCAGCAGCACCATGATGAGCTGGATGACGACGAACGGAACCGCGCCCCAATAGATCTGTCCTGTCGTGACCGGCTCCATGCGTTTGCCGGTGACGCGATCGGTATAACGTTCCTTTGGCGCGACCGAGCGCAAATAGAACAGCGCAAATCCGAACGGCGGGTGCATGAACGACGTCTGCATGTTGACGCCGAGAATGACGCCGAACCAGATCAGGTCGATACCGAGATGCTCCGCCGCGGGCCCGAGCAGCGGGATCACGATGAAGGCGAGCTCGAAGAAGTCGAGGAAGAACGCCAGCACGAACACGAACGCGTTGACGAAGATCAGGAAGCCAACCTGGCCGCCGGGTAGGGAGGTCAGCAGGTGCTCGACCCAGACGTGGCCACTGACGCCGTAGAAGGTGAGCGAGAATACGCGTGCCCCGACCAGGATGAAGACGACGAAGGCGGAGAGCTTTGCCGTCGATTCGACCGCCTGACGAACGAGGTCCCAGGTCAGCCGACGTTTCATGGCACCGAGAATGAGGGCGCCGGCTGCGCCCATCGCACCGCCTTCGGTGGGCGTCGCGACACCGATGAAGATCGTGCCCAGCACCAGGAAGATCAGGAACAGCGGCGGCACCATCACGAAGGTGGTCTGTTGCGCCATCTTCGAGAGGAAACGGAAGCCCGTGAGCTTGTCGATGCCCCAGTTCGCGATCGCGACGAAGAAGGCGAAGAGGATGCCGAAGAACATGCTGAGCACGACGAAGTCGGCGCCGTGGGTCTCCGAATTCCGCATCATGAACCAGCCAAACACGCAGCTCGCCAGGAACAGCACGCCCAGCGACCTCAGGCCGCGGTCACCGCTTTCCTCGCGGAAGCCGATAGCTTCCTTCGGCAGGCCCGGAGCGGCGTTCGGGAAAATCAAGGTCACGAGGAACGCGTACCCCGCGTAGAGGGCCGCGAGCACCAAGCCCGGAATAAACGCGCCCTCGTACATGTCGCCGACCGACTTGCCGAGCTGGTCGGCCATCACGATCAGGACGAGCGAGGGTGGGATGATCTGCGCCAGCGTGCCGGAGGCCGCGATGATGCCGGTCGCCACGCGGCGGTCATAGCCGTACCGCAGCATGATCGGCAGTGAGATCAGGCCCATCGAGATCACCGAAGCCGCCACGACGCCGGTCGTCGCCGCGAGCAGGGCACCGACGAACACCACGGCGTAGGCGAGGCCGCCGCGGATGGTGCCGAACAACTGACCGATGGTGTCGAGCAGATCCTCCGCCATGCCGGAGCGCTCGAGCACCAGTCCCATGAAGGTGAAGAAGGGAATGGCGAGCAGCGTGTCGTTGTTCATCACGCCGTAGACGCGCTCCGGCAGGGCCTGGAGAAAGTCCGGGTGGAATTGTCCGAGCTCAACGCCGATGATGGCGAAGAACAAGCCGACGGCGCCGAGCGAAAATGCCGCCGGATAGCCGAGCAGCAGCACGACGACGAGCGTCGCGAACATGATGGGCGCCAGATTGGCGATAATAAACGCGGTCATGACTTCCCCCTAAACCGTCGCCAACGGCTACTTCTTTTCGATCGCTTCGACGAGGTGCTCGACCTCGGCCTCCAGTGCGGACACCTGCGACTCGTGTGGGTCCGGGATCATGCCGCGCATGATGGCGATCCGCTTGATCAGCTCGGAGATGCCTTGAACGAGCAGGAGGGCGAAGCCGACCATGATCAGCGACTTGGCCGGCCATTGCGGCAGGCCGCCGGCGTTGCCGGATTGCTCGTTGATCTGGAGCGAGCGCAGGAAGAACGGTACCCCGGTGACGATCATGACAACGGTCAGCGGGATCAGGAAGAAGATGTGCCCGATGATGTCGATGATGTTGCGAGCCCGCTTCGGCATCATGCTGTTGAAGATGTCGATCCGGATGTGCTCGTTGTCGAGCAGCGTCCAGGACGCGCACAGCAGGAACACGATGCTGAAAAGCACCCATTGCAGCTCGAGCCACGAGTTGGAGGACGTGTCCAACGTCTTCCGAATGATCGCGTTCAGCGCCGAGATGATCACGGCGAGCAGGATCAGCCAAGCCAGACGCTTGCCGGTCCAACGTGTGAACGCGTCAATTCCATTGCTCAGCTTCAGGAGCGCTTGCAAGATTGGTCCTCCCCGATTTGCCCCGGCCGTCTTGACTGCGCCGAGTGGCGCGTTGGCTTGTCTCGCCGCGCAGGCATGAGGCAGCCGCACCAAACCAGCGAGTTTGCCGCCAGTCAATCGGAAGTTTGTTGATAGTTAAGGGGAATAAGCCGCGGCCGGCAGACCGATGCTAGCCGCCGGTGACGCTCATGTGCCTGCTGACGCTGGGACGGTCGTGGCGGCGGTCGATGATGAAGTCGTGGCCCTTGGGCTTGAGCCCAATGGCGCGGTCGATCGCATCCGCAAGCAGCGAATCGTCGTCCGATGCACGCAGAGGTTTGCGCAAATCGGAGGCATCCTCGTGGCCGAGGCAGGTGTGCAACGTTCCCGTGCAGGTGACGCGCACGCGATTGCAGGATTCGCAGAAATTATGAGTCATCGGGGTGATGAAGCCGAGCTTGCCGCCAGTCTCGGCGACGCTGACATAGCGCGCCGGCCCGCCGGTGCTCTCGGCCAGATCCGTCAGCGTGAACTGCTGGGCGAGGCGCGCGCGCACCAGCGACAGCGGCAGGTATTGGTCGATCCGTCCCGATCCGATCTCGCCCATCGGCATGACCTCGATCAGCGTCAGCCCCATGCTCTTGCCGTGGGCCCAGCGCATCAGGTCGGGAAGTTCGTCCTCGTTGAGGTTCTTCAGCGCAACGGCGTTGATCTTGACCGCGAGGCCCGCAGCGCGCGCCGCCTCGATGCCCTCCAGCACCTTGTCGATCTCGCCCCACCGGGTGATCTCGCGAAACTTCTGCGGGTCGAGCGTGTCGAGCGAGACGTTGATGCGGCGGACGCCGCAATCGGCGAGCTCGCTGGCGTATTTCGCAAGCTGGGTGCCGTTGGTGGTCAGCGTCAGCTCGCTCAGCGCGCCGCTCTTAAGATGCCGCGACAGCGAGCGCACCAGCGTCATCACGTTGCGGCGGACCAGCGGTTCGCCGCCGGTGAGCCGCAGCTTCTTCACGCCCTTGGCGATGAAGGCCGAGCAGAGCCGGTCGAGTTCCTCCAGCGTCAGCAGGTCCGCCTTGGGCAGGAACGTCATGTCTTCCGACATGCAGTAGAAGCAGCGCAGGTCGCAGCGGTCGGTGACGGAGACGCGCAAATACGAGATGGTCCGTCCGAACGGATCGGTCATCGCGCTCGACAGCGCGGCGCGGGGGCTCGCGGAAAGTCCGTTCATACCAAATGCCTTGTCACTTGCGGCAACGCGAGCAGTTTTGCTTCAGCGGCGTCCTGGAAGCAATCTAAGCATCGAACGCGTCAGAGACAATTGGGGGGATGACGGAGGTCAGCGATTGCCGGTGTTCGGATCGGGGAACGGCGAGCCCGCGGCCGGTGCGGCAGCAGCCGGGGCAGCGGCGGGCGCCACCGGTTTCGGCCTCTTCGGCCGGTGCGGCTTGCGGACCGGTTTCGGCGGAACGGCCGGCTGGAGCTCCGCGAAAATCGGGTTGGGGTCGGTGGTGACCGAGGTGGGGGTGGTGAAGTCGCCGGGATTCCTGATGACATTCACCGGCACGCTCACCGGCTGGTATTTCGGCAGCGCGAAAGCGACCGTGAAGGGGACCTCGGGGGCGGGAACCGACACGGAGCAGGGGGTCTTGCAGCCTGCACCCAGTGAGGTCGTGGCGTCAGCGCCCGGGGGATTGGATTCGAGCCGGACCTGAACGGTCGGCGGGGCCGATTTGAACATGTCCCAGGAAGTCGAAGACATTGAGGAGCAGCCGGCAAGACTTGTTGCCCCGATGACGCTTACTCCAGCTAACGCAAACGAGATGACACGACGCATGACATCCACCTAGTGCGACGAACCGCCACATCCCCGGGCGAAGTTAGGAGCGTCGTTCGAACCAAGCAACCGGCCGGCCGCGCATAGTTAGTAGATGGTTAACGCGGGATTCTGCGAAATAATCAAGATATCTCAGCTACTTGAGAGCTTCCTGCGCAGTCATCAGGCTGCTGGCGGCGGCCGGAAGGTCGCGCATGTGATGGATCAGCCGGTCCGGCTTCAGCTCGGCGATCGGCACGTCCGTATAGCCGAAGCTGACCCCGATCACGGGAACTCCGGCGCGCCGGGCCACGCCGACATCGGGTCCGGCATCGCCGACCATGATGCTTGCTTTGACCTCCCCGCCGGCCCGCGCCACCGTTTCCCGGAAAATGGTCGGATCGGGCTTCTGCACGCCAAAAGTGTCAGCGCCGCAGATCGCCGCGAAGCGCCGGCTCAGGTCGAGCTGGTCCAGCAGGCGCTTCGACAGCCATTCCAGCTTGTTGGTGCAGACGGCGAGGCGATGGCCCTGGGCCGCAAAATGGTCGAGCGCGGCCTCCAGCCCCTCGAAGGGCCGGGATTCGACGGCGATATTGTCGGCGTAATAGGCGATGAAATCGGCCGTCATCCGGTCCATGTCGGCAACCGTGACGCTGCGGCCCTCGGCTTCCAGCCCCCGCTCGATCAGCTTGCGGGCGCCGGCGCCGATCATGTTGCGGGCCGAGGCCATCGGCACGGGCGGCAGCCCTTCGCGGTCGAGCACGTAATTGAGCGCGGTGATCAGGTCGGGCGCCGTATCCACAAGCGTGCCGTCGAGATCGAAGACGATGGTGTGGGAGGGGATCATGGCCCAGCGCTACCGGCCCGGCCCCGCCCGCGCAAGGGCCGAAGCCATAAGATCACCTTATAAGGTGGGCCCGGAGGCCTGTTCCCCCAGACCCTGTTCTCCGAGGGAAAACGAGGCTACACAGGCCGCCGCAAGCCTATCGGGCAGCACTCTCGTAATTCAGGGACGGCGCAAACGTGAACATGGACCAGTTGAAGCGGCAGGCTGCGGCGCGCGCCCTCGAGGACGTCCGAGACGGCATGCAGCTCGGGCTCGGCACCGGCTCGACCGCAAAACATTTCGTCGAGCTGCTCGGCGAGCGGGTCCGCACCGGACTGAAAGTGATCGGCGTGCCGACCTCCGAGGCGACGCGCCTCGATGCAATTCGCTGCGGCGTGCCGCTGACCACGCTGGACGAGATCGACCATCTCGACATCACCGTCGACGGCGCCGACGAGATCGACACAGAACTCAATCTGATCAAGGGCGGCGGCGGCGCGCTGTTGCGCGAGAAGATCGTGGCGGCCGCCTCGGATCGCATGATCGTGATTGCCGACGACACCAAATGGGTGCCGACACTCGGCCGCTTTCCGCTACCGATCGAAGTCATTCCGTTCGGGCTCGGCGCAACGCGACGCGCGATCGAGAAGGCGTTTGCGGAATGCGGCGTTTCCGGGCAGATGGCGGTCCGCAAGGGCAAGGACGGCCACGTTTTCGTCACCGATGGCGGCCACTGGATCGTCGATGCCCAGCTCGAAAAGATTGAGGATCCCGCCCGCCTCGCCACGGCGTTGAGCGCGATCCCCGGCGTCGTCGAGCATGGTTTGTTCATTGGCTTGGCCAGTTCGGCTGTTTTGGCCGGTGGCGAGGGAATTCGCGTGATTGAACGGCGAAAGCCGAAAGGAGACTAGGAATGAAGAGCGTTTTGAAATTGTTGCCGGTCGTGACCCTCGCTGTGGGACTGGCCCTCTCGGTCGCCCCGGCCGGGGCCCAGCAGGCAGCGGCGCCGAAATCGTCGCCGGCCGCCGTGGCGGCGGCCAAGGAGATCCTGACGATCAAGAACGCCAGTGCGATGTACGCCAACGCCGTGCCCGGCCTGGTCGATAAGACCAAGATCGCGCTGATCCAGCAGAACCTCAACTACCAGAAGGACCTCACCGAGGTCGCCCAGATCGTAGCCCAGCAGCTCAAGGGCCGCGAAAGCGAAATCGGCGATGGCATGGCGCAGGTCTATGCCAGCGAGTTCACCGAGCAGGAGCTGAAGGATCTCGTCACTTTCTACAAGTCGCCGCTGGGCAAGAAGCTGATCGAGGCCGAGCCGCGCGCCATCGGGCTGAGCATGGCCTTCATGAACTCCTGGGCCCAGAACTTCTCCGAGACCGTGATGGGCAACTTCCGCGCCGAGATGCGCAAGCGTGGCAAGGAAATCTGACAGTCCCTATCTGATCAGAATCCGGATCATGTTCTGAAGAGGTCGGAGTGGACAATGGCTGAATTCGACGTCGACCTCTTTGTCATCGGTGGCGGTTCGGGCGGCGTGCGTGCCGCCCGCATCGCGGCTGGTTACGGCGCCCGCGTGATGATCGCGGAAGAGTACCGCATGGGCGGGACCTGCGTGATCCGCGGCTGCGTGCCGAAGAAGCTGTTCGTCATTGGCTCGCATTTCCGCCATGAGATCGAGGACGCCGCCGGTTTTGGCTGGACCGTTCCGCCTGCGACCTTCGACTGGCCTACGCTGATCGCCAACAAGGACAAGGAGATCGCGCGTCTGGAGGCGGCTTATACCGCCAATGTCGAGAAGTCGGGCGCGCAAATCGTCAAGAGCCGCGCGGTGATCGAGGACAAGCACACTGTCCGCCTGCTCGAGAACGACAAGAAGATCACCGCAAAATACATTTTGATCGCCACCGGCGGCGCGCCCAATCACGGCGCTCCGATTCCCGGCATCGAGCACGTGATCTCCTCCAACGAGGCGTTTCACCTGACCAAGCTGCCGAAGCGGATCGTGATCCAGGGCGGCGGCTACATTGCGCTGGAATTCGCCGGCATCTTCGCCGGCTTCGGCTCCGACGTCACAGTCATCTATCGCGGCGACAACATTCTTCGCGGCTTCGATGAGGACGTTCGCGGCCACGTCCGCGCCGAGATGGAGAAGCAGGGCATCACCATCCTCACCGGCTGCACGGTGGCGAAGGTCGATCGCCATGGCGAGGAATTCACCACGCATCTGTCTAACGGATCGAGCCTCGCCTCCGACCAGGTGATGTTCGCGATCGGCCGCCATCCCGCCGTCGCCAATCTCGGCCTGGAGAAGGCCGGCGTCGCCATCAACCCGCGGAACGGCGGCATCGCGGTCGACCATTTCTCGAAGAGCTCGGTCGACAGCATCTATGCGATCGGCGACGTCACTCATCGCTTCAACCTGACGCCGGTCGCGATCCGCGAGGGCCACGCGTTCGCCGACACCG
This genomic window contains:
- a CDS encoding TRAP transporter small permease subunit, whose protein sequence is MQALLKLSNGIDAFTRWTGKRLAWLILLAVIISALNAIIRKTLDTSSNSWLELQWVLFSIVFLLCASWTLLDNEHIRIDIFNSMMPKRARNIIDIIGHIFFLIPLTVVMIVTGVPFFLRSLQINEQSGNAGGLPQWPAKSLIMVGFALLLVQGISELIKRIAIMRGMIPDPHESQVSALEAEVEHLVEAIEKK
- a CDS encoding TRAP transporter large permease subunit — encoded protein: MTAFIIANLAPIMFATLVVVLLLGYPAAFSLGAVGLFFAIIGVELGQFHPDFLQALPERVYGVMNNDTLLAIPFFTFMGLVLERSGMAEDLLDTIGQLFGTIRGGLAYAVVFVGALLAATTGVVAASVISMGLISLPIMLRYGYDRRVATGIIAASGTLAQIIPPSLVLIVMADQLGKSVGDMYEGAFIPGLVLAALYAGYAFLVTLIFPNAAPGLPKEAIGFREESGDRGLRSLGVLFLASCVFGWFMMRNSETHGADFVVLSMFFGILFAFFVAIANWGIDKLTGFRFLSKMAQQTTFVMVPPLFLIFLVLGTIFIGVATPTEGGAMGAAGALILGAMKRRLTWDLVRQAVESTAKLSAFVVFILVGARVFSLTFYGVSGHVWVEHLLTSLPGGQVGFLIFVNAFVFVLAFFLDFFELAFIVIPLLGPAAEHLGIDLIWFGVILGVNMQTSFMHPPFGFALFYLRSVAPKERYTDRVTGKRMEPVTTGQIYWGAVPFVVIQLIMVLLVITFPSMVMHYKGVQSTVDPNSIKIDIPQIDLPPLDFGQPKQ
- the rpiA gene encoding ribose-5-phosphate isomerase RpiA, whose protein sequence is MNMDQLKRQAAARALEDVRDGMQLGLGTGSTAKHFVELLGERVRTGLKVIGVPTSEATRLDAIRCGVPLTTLDEIDHLDITVDGADEIDTELNLIKGGGGALLREKIVAAASDRMIVIADDTKWVPTLGRFPLPIEVIPFGLGATRRAIEKAFAECGVSGQMAVRKGKDGHVFVTDGGHWIVDAQLEKIEDPARLATALSAIPGVVEHGLFIGLASSAVLAGGEGIRVIERRKPKGD
- the gor gene encoding glutathione-disulfide reductase, producing MAEFDVDLFVIGGGSGGVRAARIAAGYGARVMIAEEYRMGGTCVIRGCVPKKLFVIGSHFRHEIEDAAGFGWTVPPATFDWPTLIANKDKEIARLEAAYTANVEKSGAQIVKSRAVIEDKHTVRLLENDKKITAKYILIATGGAPNHGAPIPGIEHVISSNEAFHLTKLPKRIVIQGGGYIALEFAGIFAGFGSDVTVIYRGDNILRGFDEDVRGHVRAEMEKQGITILTGCTVAKVDRHGEEFTTHLSNGSSLASDQVMFAIGRHPAVANLGLEKAGVAINPRNGGIAVDHFSKSSVDSIYAIGDVTHRFNLTPVAIREGHAFADTVFGKREVQVDHANIPTAVFSQPEVGTVGLTETEARAQFSHVDIYKTTFRPIKATMSGRDTRVLMKLVVDGSTDRVLGCHIVGDAAAEITQAVAIAVKMKATKADFDATIALHPTASEELVTMRTPTARHVRQAAE
- a CDS encoding HAD-IA family hydrolase; protein product: MIPSHTIVFDLDGTLVDTAPDLITALNYVLDREGLPPVPMASARNMIGAGARKLIERGLEAEGRSVTVADMDRMTADFIAYYADNIAVESRPFEGLEAALDHFAAQGHRLAVCTNKLEWLSKRLLDQLDLSRRFAAICGADTFGVQKPDPTIFRETVARAGGEVKASIMVGDAGPDVGVARRAGVPVIGVSFGYTDVPIAELKPDRLIHHMRDLPAAASSLMTAQEALK
- the moaA gene encoding GTP 3',8-cyclase MoaA — translated: MNGLSASPRAALSSAMTDPFGRTISYLRVSVTDRCDLRCFYCMSEDMTFLPKADLLTLEELDRLCSAFIAKGVKKLRLTGGEPLVRRNVMTLVRSLSRHLKSGALSELTLTTNGTQLAKYASELADCGVRRINVSLDTLDPQKFREITRWGEIDKVLEGIEAARAAGLAVKINAVALKNLNEDELPDLMRWAHGKSMGLTLIEVMPMGEIGSGRIDQYLPLSLVRARLAQQFTLTDLAESTGGPARYVSVAETGGKLGFITPMTHNFCESCNRVRVTCTGTLHTCLGHEDASDLRKPLRASDDDSLLADAIDRAIGLKPKGHDFIIDRRHDRPSVSRHMSVTGG
- a CDS encoding DUF2059 domain-containing protein, translating into MKSVLKLLPVVTLAVGLALSVAPAGAQQAAAPKSSPAAVAAAKEILTIKNASAMYANAVPGLVDKTKIALIQQNLNYQKDLTEVAQIVAQQLKGRESEIGDGMAQVYASEFTEQELKDLVTFYKSPLGKKLIEAEPRAIGLSMAFMNSWAQNFSETVMGNFRAEMRKRGKEI